The Desulfomicrobium orale DSM 12838 genome includes a window with the following:
- a CDS encoding adenosylcobinamide-GDP ribazoletransferase: protein MTWWSRFYTALTFLTRLGRASIASNAEISASVDMYPLVGGVVGLFWVLASCLPLASWVLAWLMVMLNIWLTRGLHWDGWADLWDGWGSGTVGERFWEILKDSRVGAFGVMGLVCGLGVQAALFERAIFLRAWPALILAPVLGRYCAVVLAALGRKLSRPGLGRNTLAGASSRALIFGGMTTLGAAFFSPIEHIACGTLLAVLVVFFLWCLARRVHGLNGDFLGAGIVAGELCGLLPWAVFS from the coding sequence ATGACGTGGTGGAGCCGTTTTTACACAGCCCTGACTTTTCTGACCCGTCTGGGTCGTGCAAGCATTGCCTCCAATGCGGAAATCAGCGCGTCTGTGGATATGTATCCGCTGGTGGGCGGGGTTGTCGGCCTTTTCTGGGTGCTGGCATCATGCCTTCCTCTTGCTTCCTGGGTTCTGGCCTGGCTGATGGTGATGCTGAACATCTGGCTGACCCGGGGGCTGCATTGGGACGGATGGGCGGATCTGTGGGATGGGTGGGGCAGCGGCACTGTTGGGGAGCGTTTCTGGGAGATCCTGAAAGACAGCCGGGTTGGGGCATTTGGCGTAATGGGGCTGGTCTGCGGACTGGGGGTACAGGCCGCACTTTTCGAACGGGCGATTTTTCTGAGGGCTTGGCCTGCCCTGATTCTGGCACCTGTTCTCGGCCGTTATTGCGCCGTGGTTCTGGCCGCCCTCGGGAGAAAGCTGTCTCGGCCGGGATTGGGGCGGAATACACTGGCCGGAGCGTCATCCCGAGCTCTGATTTTCGGGGGCATGACGACCTTGGGCGCAGCATTTTTTTCGCCGATCGAGCATATTGCCTGCGGCACGTTGCTGGCTGTGCTCGTCGTATTTTTTCTATGGTGTCTGGCCCGCCGCGTTCATGGATTGAACGGGGATTTTCTCGGAGCCGGAATTGTGGCCGGTGAACTCTGCGGGCTTCTGCCTTGGGCCGTATTTTCGTAG
- a CDS encoding PAS domain-containing protein, protein MCGLDIVYYNRCFTDVSGIQKMGLKNISILDFISEKDIIPIKEYVKKIEHTEYLSCLTNKVQIKLLNKLSKEYITEISMIKISYLGKESYLCTLNDITEFFISSRKLKRILNAIPDVVIEFDKNHDKIKAANSAIEGVYGIPDEQFTQNIFHPIDLVYEEDKEYVKSFYNNLLDEEYGKIEYRIISANGLIKWVRDEGEVVYKDYGNGEVLKVYHFIRDITERKKNIEQLKVSEKKYRKIFEHSTDPIFVSDSDGAFIDINNAALRLFGFSEKKDALLKNVHEIYADPQKRDIMMGLLKEKGSLSDYPMQIKTHRGDIIDVTVTIGCRKNIRTGKIKSIQTIIHDITDVIKKTEIESYRRTLGGIADRINNITQSQIMHYGLIYEYIESFENASIDEKNNIINDIIDVLNDSKRVVYDLKDLGAAIRRIYHNPEPPKAVSDGLGGVLFDLHLDE, encoded by the coding sequence ATGTGTGGCCTGGATATCGTTTACTACAATAGATGCTTTACCGATGTATCCGGAATTCAGAAAATGGGTTTAAAAAATATATCTATTCTTGATTTCATATCAGAAAAAGATATAATACCTATAAAAGAATATGTAAAAAAAATCGAGCACACAGAATATTTATCCTGCTTGACAAATAAGGTTCAAATTAAACTTCTTAACAAACTTTCTAAAGAATATATAACCGAGATAAGCATGATAAAAATATCTTATCTTGGAAAAGAATCATATTTATGTACTCTTAATGATATAACTGAATTTTTTATATCGTCGAGAAAATTGAAAAGAATTCTTAATGCAATACCTGATGTAGTAATCGAATTTGATAAAAACCATGACAAAATAAAGGCTGCAAATAGTGCAATCGAAGGAGTTTATGGAATACCAGATGAACAATTTACACAAAATATATTTCATCCAATAGATCTTGTATATGAAGAAGATAAAGAATATGTAAAATCATTTTATAACAATCTCCTCGATGAAGAATATGGAAAAATAGAATATAGAATAATCAGCGCCAATGGACTTATAAAATGGGTCAGAGATGAAGGAGAAGTAGTCTATAAGGACTATGGCAATGGAGAGGTTCTCAAAGTTTATCATTTCATAAGAGATATAACTGAAAGAAAAAAAAATATAGAGCAGTTAAAGGTCAGTGAAAAAAAATACAGAAAAATATTTGAACACTCAACAGATCCTATATTTGTTTCCGATTCAGATGGTGCTTTTATAGATATAAATAATGCAGCATTACGCCTGTTTGGATTCAGTGAAAAAAAAGATGCGTTATTGAAAAATGTACACGAAATCTATGCAGATCCTCAAAAACGAGATATTATGATGGGCTTGCTGAAAGAGAAAGGGAGTTTGAGTGACTATCCTATGCAAATAAAAACCCATAGAGGAGATATAATTGATGTCACAGTTACCATAGGATGCAGAAAAAATATCCGGACAGGAAAGATAAAAAGCATACAAACAATCATTCATGACATTACGGATGTCATCAAAAAAACAGAAATAGAATCATACAGAAGAACTCTTGGAGGCATTGCTGACAGAATAAACAACATAACCCAATCACAAATAATGCATTACGGACTTATATATGAATATATTGAATCTTTTGAAAATGCCAGTATAGATGAAAAGAATAATATCATAAATGATATTATTGATGTGCTGAACGACTCAAAACGTGTCGTCTATGACTTGAAGGATCTCGGAGCGGCAATCAGGAGAATTTACCATAATCCAGAACCTCCAAAAGCTGTTTCCGATGGTCTTGGAGGCGTTCTTTTCGACCTGCATCTGGACGAATGA
- a CDS encoding phosphopantetheine-binding protein yields MTNIKEELKQALIEGLNLEDVRPEDIDDDAPLFGEGLGLDSLDAVEIVVLVQRAYGVEIKDMEEGREAFQSINALSAFISRRRG; encoded by the coding sequence ATGACGAACATCAAGGAAGAGCTCAAGCAGGCCCTGATCGAAGGGCTGAATCTTGAGGATGTGCGGCCCGAAGACATCGACGACGACGCTCCCCTGTTCGGGGAAGGGCTGGGGCTGGATTCTCTGGACGCCGTGGAAATCGTGGTTCTGGTGCAGCGCGCTTACGGGGTGGAGATAAAGGACATGGAGGAGGGCCGCGAGGCCTTTCAGTCCATCAACGCCCTGTCCGCCTTCATCAGTCGGCGAAGAGGCTGA
- a CDS encoding DUF2062 domain-containing protein: MTPRVLVAVPVYNHAPTLRAVVLGLLERHPHVLVVDDGSDDLEPEVLAGLPVRMVRHGRNRGKGAAIRTAALEARRQGMSHIVTIDADGQHDPADLPLFLEAVAADPLAVIVGARDFNTENVPGSSRFGRAFSNFWLRVQTGVILSDVQSGYRAYPLIVLENLRCTENRYSFEVEVLVRAAWAGFRLREVNIRVHYPPKGERVSHFRAFMDNAHISLLNTRLTIRAIMPVPHRKFGEDEAGRVSPIHPLKSLRILLRDDATPAGLGLSAALGIFLGTLPLIGIHSIAILLAAGWLRWNKIAALAASQLCMPPLVPALCIEAGHYLRHGVFLTEISLRTLGYEAPQRLWEWILGSMLLAPLLAALTGAAVWVLARIVAAGLKP; the protein is encoded by the coding sequence ATGACCCCCCGCGTGCTCGTGGCCGTTCCGGTTTACAATCATGCTCCGACCTTGCGGGCAGTTGTTCTCGGCCTCCTCGAGAGACATCCGCACGTGCTGGTGGTAGACGACGGCAGCGACGATCTGGAGCCGGAAGTGCTGGCCGGGCTGCCGGTACGGATGGTCCGCCACGGACGGAACCGGGGCAAGGGTGCGGCCATCCGCACAGCGGCTCTGGAGGCCAGGCGGCAGGGCATGAGCCACATCGTGACCATCGATGCCGACGGCCAGCACGATCCGGCCGACCTGCCCCTGTTTCTGGAGGCCGTCGCGGCCGACCCGCTGGCGGTGATCGTGGGCGCCCGCGATTTCAACACCGAGAATGTGCCCGGCTCGTCGCGTTTCGGCCGCGCCTTTTCCAACTTCTGGCTGCGTGTGCAAACCGGAGTGATTCTTTCGGACGTGCAGAGCGGCTATCGCGCCTATCCCCTGATTGTCCTGGAAAACCTGCGCTGTACGGAAAACCGCTACAGCTTCGAGGTGGAGGTGCTGGTCCGGGCCGCCTGGGCCGGGTTCCGGCTGCGCGAGGTGAACATCCGCGTGCACTATCCGCCGAAAGGAGAGCGGGTCTCCCATTTCAGGGCCTTCATGGACAACGCGCACATTTCCCTTTTGAACACCCGGCTGACCATCCGGGCCATCATGCCCGTGCCGCACCGGAAATTCGGGGAGGACGAGGCGGGGCGCGTTTCGCCCATTCATCCGCTCAAGTCTCTGCGGATCCTGCTGCGGGATGACGCCACGCCCGCCGGACTGGGCCTGTCCGCCGCTCTGGGCATTTTTCTGGGCACGCTGCCGCTGATCGGCATACACAGCATCGCCATCCTGCTGGCCGCCGGATGGCTGCGGTGGAACAAAATCGCCGCCCTGGCCGCCAGCCAGCTGTGCATGCCGCCGCTGGTTCCGGCTCTTTGCATCGAGGCCGGGCATTATCTGCGCCACGGCGTTTTTCTGACCGAAATTTCCCTGCGCACTCTGGGCTACGAAGCCCCGCAACGGCTCTGGGAATGGATTCTCGGCTCCATGCTGCTGGCTCCGCTTCTGGCCGCCCTGACGGGCGCGGCGGTCTGGGTTCTGGCCCGCATCGTGGCCGCGGGACTGAAGCCGTGA
- the thiD gene encoding bifunctional hydroxymethylpyrimidine kinase/phosphomethylpyrimidine kinase → MTQKIYHRVLTIAGSDSGGGAGIQADLKTIAANGCYGLSVITALTAQNTLGVSGIHPVPLDFVTAQMDAVLSDIGADAVKIGMLFSPELIRTVAQGLVRHGVRTIVLDPVMIAQSGDRLLQDEAIDALKTELIPLATIITPNTPEASALLGREITTAEAVSEAARELMTLGCANVLIKGGHLESGDSDDCLYLGAEDRAVILSGKRIPTRNNHGTGCTLSSAIASGLAKGQTVETAVRQAKDYITQAIEGGAEYTLGQGHGPVHHFFRFF, encoded by the coding sequence ATGACCCAGAAGATCTACCATAGAGTATTGACCATCGCCGGGTCCGATTCCGGCGGCGGAGCCGGAATTCAGGCCGACCTCAAGACCATTGCCGCCAACGGCTGCTACGGCCTTTCCGTCATCACGGCCCTGACCGCCCAGAACACTCTGGGCGTATCCGGCATCCACCCCGTGCCTCTGGATTTCGTGACCGCTCAAATGGACGCGGTACTGTCCGACATCGGTGCGGATGCGGTCAAAATCGGCATGCTCTTTTCTCCGGAACTCATCCGCACGGTGGCTCAGGGCCTTGTCAGGCACGGTGTGCGGACCATTGTGCTGGATCCGGTCATGATCGCCCAGAGCGGCGACCGCCTGCTTCAGGACGAAGCCATTGACGCCCTGAAAACCGAACTCATTCCTCTGGCCACCATCATCACACCCAACACTCCCGAAGCTTCAGCCCTGCTGGGGCGGGAAATCACTACGGCCGAGGCCGTGAGCGAGGCCGCCCGGGAACTGATGACCCTCGGTTGCGCCAATGTGCTGATCAAGGGCGGACACCTGGAATCCGGCGACAGCGATGACTGCCTGTACCTGGGCGCGGAGGATCGCGCCGTGATCCTCAGCGGGAAACGCATCCCCACCCGCAACAACCACGGCACAGGATGCACCTTGTCTTCGGCCATCGCCTCGGGTCTGGCCAAGGGCCAAACCGTGGAAACGGCCGTGCGTCAGGCCAAGGACTACATCACCCAAGCCATTGAAGGCGGCGCGGAATATACACTCGGCCAGGGGCATGGGCCGGTGCACCATTTTTTCCGCTTCTTCTGA
- a CDS encoding phosphoadenosine phosphosulfate reductase family protein, translated as MTLAEKKDLSLRRMREALDRFGPETAVGWTGGKDSTVVLVLWRRILAEAFPGAAVRALNLDTGCKFPEVLEFRDRIARLWGLDLHVVRPDVDLNRYPLAADPLSCCRDLKIIPLNRAVAELGLPALLTGVRADENPDRAGRPWLEDYGGHSRAAPILEWTELDVWTFHVREELPWCSLYDQGYRSLGCMPCTGQSGSGERSGRDRRKEESMERLRSLGYF; from the coding sequence ATGACTCTGGCGGAAAAAAAAGATTTGAGTCTGCGGCGCATGAGAGAGGCGCTGGACCGCTTCGGTCCGGAAACCGCCGTGGGCTGGACCGGCGGAAAGGATTCCACGGTGGTGCTCGTCCTGTGGCGGCGGATACTGGCCGAAGCCTTTCCCGGAGCCGCCGTCCGGGCGCTAAATCTGGATACAGGATGCAAATTCCCGGAAGTACTGGAATTTCGCGACAGAATAGCCCGGCTGTGGGGGCTCGACCTGCACGTGGTCCGTCCGGATGTGGATCTGAACCGGTATCCTCTGGCCGCCGATCCGCTGTCCTGCTGCCGGGATCTGAAAATCATTCCATTGAACAGGGCTGTCGCCGAACTCGGCCTTCCGGCCCTGCTGACCGGCGTGCGCGCCGACGAGAATCCCGACCGCGCCGGCCGTCCCTGGCTTGAAGATTACGGCGGACATTCCCGGGCCGCACCCATCCTGGAATGGACCGAACTGGACGTGTGGACCTTCCACGTGCGCGAGGAACTGCCCTGGTGCAGCCTCTACGACCAGGGATACCGTTCTCTGGGCTGTATGCCCTGTACGGGCCAGTCCGGTTCCGGCGAGCGCTCCGGGCGGGACCGCCGCAAGGAGGAGAGCATGGAGCGGCTGAGGAGCCTGGGATATTTCTGA
- a CDS encoding SAM hydrolase/SAM-dependent halogenase family protein → MLPPIVLLTDFGHQDPYVGQMKGVILRHAPGVPIVDLCHEISACNVAQAAFMVHASYAFFPERSIFVCVVDPGVGTARRLLLACLDERFFLAPDNGLLNFLRNGEASWWVVGADASPVGSTFHGRDILAPLAARLALGEPPHRLGVPMISGLSASSMSGARFGPDILECTVMHIDRFGNCLLDVQISAHLRTGRPWRMGRRIVTEADTYAQLPPGRIGLIPGSQGVMELAMNQASCARALNLEAGCKLTLRPRERRP, encoded by the coding sequence ATGCTTCCTCCCATCGTGCTGCTTACGGATTTCGGCCATCAGGACCCCTATGTGGGCCAGATGAAGGGCGTCATTCTTCGGCATGCGCCCGGCGTGCCCATTGTGGACCTCTGCCATGAAATCTCGGCATGCAATGTGGCTCAGGCCGCGTTCATGGTGCACGCCAGTTACGCCTTTTTTCCTGAAAGAAGCATTTTCGTCTGCGTGGTGGACCCCGGGGTGGGTACAGCCAGAAGGCTTCTGCTGGCCTGTCTGGATGAGCGTTTTTTTCTCGCTCCTGACAACGGCCTGCTGAACTTTCTCAGAAACGGGGAAGCATCCTGGTGGGTCGTGGGTGCTGATGCCTCTCCTGTCGGCAGCACATTCCACGGGCGGGATATTCTGGCTCCCTTGGCCGCCCGTTTGGCTTTGGGAGAACCGCCTCACCGTCTGGGCGTTCCCATGATTTCCGGGCTGTCCGCTTCTTCCATGTCCGGGGCGAGATTTGGTCCCGATATTCTGGAATGCACCGTCATGCATATCGACCGCTTCGGCAATTGCCTGCTGGATGTACAGATTTCAGCACACCTCAGGACCGGCCGCCCCTGGCGCATGGGGCGGAGAATTGTGACGGAAGCCGATACCTATGCCCAGCTCCCGCCTGGGCGCATCGGCCTGATTCCGGGCAGTCAGGGTGTGATGGAACTGGCCATGAATCAGGCCTCCTGCGCGCGAGCTTTGAATCTTGAAGCGGGCTGCAAACTGACCCTTCGTCCACGGGAGAGACGGCCATGA
- a CDS encoding ABC transporter ATP-binding protein — protein MNAPAIVLSRVGIAYADRVLFEDLSLHLPAGRTTCILGPSGCGKSTLLKLLAGEPGLSFSGEVRLEPGGEGLMAWMGQKDLLLPWFSLLDNVLLGARLRREITPRKREKAHSLIRAAGLAGSEHLLPASLSGGMRQRAALLRTLMEERPVILMDEPFSALDALTRLRLQNLAANMTAGATVVLVTHDPLEALRLGHRLVVLGGTPTRAVSEMDLPGLPPRAPDHPETMRLYAELLEQLMGGETA, from the coding sequence ATGAACGCCCCGGCCATCGTCCTTTCCCGCGTCGGCATCGCATACGCGGACCGGGTACTGTTCGAGGATTTGTCTCTGCATCTTCCCGCCGGCCGCACCACCTGCATCCTCGGCCCCAGCGGATGCGGCAAGTCAACACTGCTCAAGCTTCTGGCCGGAGAGCCGGGCCTTTCCTTCTCCGGCGAGGTGCGCCTTGAGCCCGGCGGAGAGGGATTGATGGCCTGGATGGGACAGAAGGATCTGCTGCTGCCCTGGTTTTCCCTGCTGGATAATGTGCTGCTGGGAGCGCGCCTGCGTCGGGAAATCACGCCCCGGAAACGGGAGAAGGCCCACAGCCTGATTCGCGCGGCAGGCCTTGCGGGCAGCGAACATCTTCTGCCGGCCAGTCTGTCGGGCGGCATGCGCCAGCGGGCGGCCCTGCTGCGCACGCTCATGGAAGAACGGCCGGTCATTCTCATGGATGAACCCTTTTCCGCCCTGGACGCCCTGACCCGCCTGCGCCTGCAGAATCTGGCCGCGAACATGACCGCGGGAGCCACGGTGGTGCTGGTCACCCACGACCCTCTTGAGGCTCTGCGCCTGGGGCACCGGCTCGTCGTGCTCGGCGGAACCCCCACCCGTGCCGTGAGTGAAATGGACCTTCCGGGCCTGCCTCCCCGTGCTCCGGACCATCCGGAAACCATGCGGTTGTATGCGGAGCTGCTCGAACAGCTCATGGGCGGAGAAACTGCATGA
- the thiM gene encoding hydroxyethylthiazole kinase: MSSLIRKASANLRAIRQTRPLVHNITNFVVMNSTANALLACGASPVMAHAENEVEEMAALAGALVLNIGTLTDVWVAAMLKAGRVATRLGKPIILDPVGAGATALRTRAAKEILARTRVGVIRGNASEILSLAGENSATKGVDATRSVDDAAQAAMLLARELNVTLAVTGVTDLVTDGRRVARIDGGHALMPLVTGMGCTASALTGAFHAVDPDPFSAAASALAFLGVAGEMAGQNADGPGTFQVRLLDALHALSPEEFELRCRIHEDEN, encoded by the coding sequence ATGTCCAGCCTGATCCGCAAAGCTTCCGCCAATCTCCGCGCCATCCGCCAGACCCGCCCTCTTGTCCACAACATCACCAATTTCGTGGTCATGAATTCCACGGCCAACGCCCTGCTGGCCTGCGGCGCGTCGCCGGTCATGGCTCACGCCGAAAACGAAGTGGAGGAAATGGCGGCCCTTGCCGGTGCGCTGGTACTCAACATCGGCACCCTGACCGATGTCTGGGTCGCGGCCATGCTCAAGGCCGGACGAGTGGCGACAAGGCTTGGCAAGCCCATCATCCTCGATCCGGTGGGCGCTGGAGCCACCGCTCTGCGCACCCGCGCGGCCAAGGAGATTCTGGCCCGGACCAGAGTGGGCGTGATCCGGGGCAATGCCTCGGAAATTCTGTCCCTGGCCGGGGAAAACTCCGCCACCAAAGGCGTGGACGCCACCCGCTCCGTGGACGACGCGGCTCAGGCGGCCATGCTGCTGGCCCGGGAACTGAACGTGACCCTGGCCGTGACCGGCGTGACAGATCTGGTCACCGACGGCCGCCGGGTGGCGCGCATCGACGGCGGACATGCCCTGATGCCTCTGGTCACGGGCATGGGCTGCACGGCTTCCGCCCTGACGGGCGCGTTTCACGCAGTCGATCCCGATCCGTTTTCGGCGGCAGCCTCTGCCCTGGCCTTTCTCGGCGTCGCCGGGGAAATGGCCGGACAGAACGCGGATGGCCCCGGAACATTCCAGGTCCGGCTGCTGGACGCCCTCCACGCCCTGTCGCCGGAGGAATTCGAGCTTCGCTGCCGTATCCACGAAGACGAAAACTGA
- a CDS encoding lipid biosynthesis B12-binding/radical SAM protein yields the protein MRVLLLATNTETEPYPVFPLGMAVVASALAAAGHTVKQLDCLALSNDFRKIRAACRCFRPDAVGISLRNLDNVDSLTPGSHWALDHVRDVVALVREVFTGPVFMGGPGFSLMPELILDHTGADHGIVGEGEAACREFLDMLAAGHTPPRLMRGSSRLTGPQMHGAEPDPDILGFYLTESGIANIQTKRGCPHSCIYCTYPALEGAAVRAREPEAVIADMERVARDHGAREIFFTDSVFNDRDGHWLLLAEAMARRGLRIPWSGFFHPAGMDREHIRLCRRAGLKAMELGTDAACDATLHGLRKGFDFAEAERTNALCVAERVPCAHFVIFGGPGETAETVREGLTNLGRLRHCVIFAFLGIRVYAGTPLARLAIRENVIDPASTCMQPTYYFSPHIDPQALEAELTLAFRGRRDRLFPPSEGQDRMRVMRRFGYRGILWDTLIRFPETGGAAS from the coding sequence ATGCGGGTGTTGCTCCTGGCCACCAACACGGAGACCGAGCCCTATCCTGTTTTTCCTCTGGGCATGGCCGTGGTGGCGTCGGCTCTTGCGGCCGCGGGGCACACGGTGAAGCAGCTCGATTGTCTGGCCCTGAGCAACGATTTCCGGAAAATACGGGCCGCCTGCCGCTGTTTCCGGCCTGATGCCGTAGGCATCTCCCTGCGCAACCTGGACAATGTGGATTCGCTCACGCCCGGAAGCCACTGGGCGCTGGACCACGTGCGCGACGTGGTAGCACTGGTGCGCGAAGTCTTCACCGGCCCGGTCTTCATGGGTGGACCGGGTTTTTCCCTCATGCCGGAGCTGATTCTGGATCATACGGGAGCCGATCACGGCATTGTGGGGGAAGGGGAGGCCGCCTGCCGCGAATTTCTTGACATGCTCGCCGCCGGACATACGCCGCCCAGACTGATGCGCGGCTCGTCCCGACTGACCGGGCCGCAGATGCACGGTGCGGAGCCGGACCCGGATATCCTCGGATTTTATCTGACGGAGAGCGGCATCGCGAACATTCAGACCAAACGCGGCTGTCCTCACTCCTGTATCTACTGCACCTATCCAGCCCTGGAAGGAGCGGCGGTCCGCGCGCGGGAACCGGAGGCCGTCATCGCGGACATGGAGCGCGTGGCCCGCGATCACGGCGCGCGGGAAATTTTTTTTACCGATTCCGTATTCAACGACCGGGACGGCCACTGGCTGCTGCTGGCCGAAGCCATGGCCCGGCGTGGTCTGCGTATCCCCTGGAGCGGATTTTTCCATCCGGCGGGCATGGACCGGGAACATATCCGTCTGTGTCGGCGGGCCGGGCTCAAGGCTATGGAACTGGGCACGGATGCGGCCTGCGACGCGACGCTGCACGGGCTGCGCAAGGGGTTCGATTTTGCCGAAGCGGAGCGGACCAACGCCCTCTGCGTGGCGGAGCGGGTGCCCTGCGCCCATTTTGTCATCTTCGGCGGCCCCGGAGAAACGGCGGAAACCGTGCGCGAGGGTCTGACCAACCTCGGACGCCTGCGGCACTGCGTCATCTTTGCTTTTCTGGGCATCCGCGTGTATGCGGGAACGCCGCTGGCGCGCCTGGCCATCCGCGAAAACGTCATCGATCCGGCATCCACCTGCATGCAGCCGACCTACTATTTTTCGCCGCACATCGACCCGCAGGCTCTGGAAGCAGAGCTGACCCTGGCCTTCAGGGGGCGGAGAGACCGTCTTTTTCCTCCGTCGGAGGGGCAGGACCGGATGCGCGTCATGCGCCGCTTCGGTTATCGCGGCATTCTGTGGGATACATTGATCCGCTTTCCCGAGACCGGCGGGGCCGCCTCATGA
- a CDS encoding MucR family transcriptional regulator: MEDYLKQAIEIVKAQAAVRTMTEEEITSMMRSLAQSIKSVSACAVSPAEEEPAVDPKNAIREKSVVCCECGKSFKVLTKRHLESHGLTVEEYKQKYGYKKDVSLVAKSLARDRRKTMQNMKLWEKRKKNS, translated from the coding sequence ATGGAAGATTATCTTAAGCAGGCTATTGAAATCGTAAAAGCCCAGGCGGCGGTCCGTACCATGACGGAAGAGGAAATAACATCCATGATGCGCTCTCTGGCTCAGAGCATCAAGTCTGTTTCCGCATGTGCCGTCTCTCCTGCCGAAGAAGAGCCTGCAGTGGACCCCAAAAATGCCATCCGAGAGAAAAGCGTTGTATGTTGTGAGTGTGGCAAATCTTTCAAGGTACTGACCAAGCGCCATCTCGAGAGCCATGGCCTGACAGTGGAAGAATATAAGCAGAAATACGGCTACAAGAAAGATGTGTCTCTGGTCGCCAAATCTCTGGCCCGCGACCGCCGCAAGACCATGCAGAATATGAAGCTCTGGGAGAAGCGCAAAAAAAATTCCTAA
- a CDS encoding DHCW motif cupin fold protein, giving the protein MRISDISFGTTDWSTIEAVEHKGEQGSSFWKTIRFGDISVSMAEYAPGYRAADWCDKGHILLCLEGELRTELKDGRVFVLKPGMTYQVADNETPHRSSTKSGAKIFIVD; this is encoded by the coding sequence ATGCGCATATCGGACATTTCCTTCGGCACCACAGACTGGTCAACCATTGAGGCCGTCGAGCACAAGGGCGAACAGGGCAGCTCGTTCTGGAAGACCATCCGGTTCGGCGACATCAGCGTCAGTATGGCCGAGTACGCTCCGGGCTACCGGGCCGCGGACTGGTGCGACAAGGGCCACATTCTGCTCTGCCTGGAAGGCGAGTTGCGCACGGAACTGAAGGACGGCCGCGTATTCGTGCTGAAGCCGGGCATGACCTACCAAGTGGCGGACAACGAAACGCCTCACCGTTCATCGACCAAGAGCGGGGCGAAGATCTTCATCGTGGATTGA
- the thrB gene encoding homoserine kinase, giving the protein MEKNIILIGMAAAGKSTIGKQLADRLDLPFVDTDLLMEAWWGAPLQSIRDFLGLEAFLRAEAEQVLRLRLSGCVIATGGSVVYSEEAMARLREMGSVVYLRSSFETIARRLKNPLSRGLAMRPGQSIRDLYDERAPLYSRYAHLTVDADTDGEPEEILSAIIHAVSLREESS; this is encoded by the coding sequence ATGGAAAAAAACATCATTCTCATCGGCATGGCCGCCGCAGGCAAATCTACCATCGGCAAGCAACTGGCGGACAGGCTCGATCTGCCGTTCGTGGACACGGATCTGCTCATGGAAGCGTGGTGGGGTGCACCTCTGCAATCCATTCGGGACTTTCTGGGTCTGGAAGCATTCCTGCGGGCCGAGGCCGAGCAGGTACTGCGCCTACGCCTTTCCGGCTGCGTCATCGCCACCGGCGGCAGCGTGGTTTACTCCGAAGAGGCCATGGCCCGCCTGCGCGAGATGGGCAGTGTCGTATACCTTCGTTCTTCCTTCGAAACCATCGCCCGGCGCCTGAAAAATCCCCTCTCCCGGGGGCTGGCCATGCGTCCCGGCCAGAGCATTCGGGATCTGTACGATGAACGTGCACCTTTGTACTCGCGCTACGCCCACCTGACCGTGGATGCGGACACAGATGGAGAACCAGAAGAAATCCTGTCCGCCATCATACACGCCGTGAGCCTGCGGGAGGAGTCCTCGTGA
- a CDS encoding acyl-CoA thioesterase: protein MKKKYFKTGPDAPEPLRMDTLRTIRFEEVDPLGIVWHGRYPSYFEDARVALGDRYGIGYADFRRERVAAPIKQMRADYILPLRFGERCTITALLHWTEAARINFEFEIRNQNGQLTTTGCTVQLFLDERGGMLMSPPDFYLHFLRRWKDGAL from the coding sequence ATGAAAAAAAAATATTTCAAGACCGGGCCGGATGCGCCCGAACCCTTGCGCATGGATACCCTGCGGACCATCCGTTTCGAGGAAGTCGATCCTCTGGGCATTGTCTGGCACGGCCGCTATCCCAGCTACTTCGAGGATGCGCGTGTGGCCCTCGGTGACCGCTACGGCATCGGTTATGCCGATTTTCGCCGTGAGAGAGTGGCCGCACCCATCAAGCAGATGCGGGCGGACTACATTCTGCCCCTGCGTTTCGGCGAGCGCTGCACCATTACGGCTTTGCTGCACTGGACCGAAGCCGCCCGGATCAATTTCGAGTTTGAAATCCGAAACCAAAACGGCCAGCTGACCACCACGGGCTGCACGGTACAGCTCTTTCTGGACGAGCGCGGCGGCATGCTCATGTCGCCCCCTGATTTTTATCTGCATTTTCTGCGCCGCTGGAAAGACGGAGCGCTCTGA